The following are encoded in a window of Ferribacterium limneticum genomic DNA:
- the pqqC gene encoding pyrroloquinoline-quinone synthase PqqC, protein MIRADILAESHDADDGRPAWSREEFEAQLRENGKAYHIHHPFNVMLNTGHATPEQIRGWVANRYYYQIAIPVKDAAIMANCPDREVRRGWVQRILDHDGFEYGLPNGEKMVDAGGIEAWIRLGESVGLTREEIVDLRHVLPGVRFAVDAYINFARRAPWQEAVCSSLTELFAPVIHLQRLATWPGHYPWIESSGLQYFRNRTSQAPRDVIQGLNVTLDYFRTRAMQERAVQILKFKLDILWSMNDVMGQHYGTNGVTAERKVA, encoded by the coding sequence ATGATCCGAGCCGACATCCTTGCCGAATCCCACGACGCCGACGATGGCCGCCCGGCCTGGAGCCGCGAGGAGTTCGAAGCGCAGTTGCGCGAGAACGGCAAGGCCTATCACATCCACCACCCGTTCAACGTCATGCTCAACACCGGCCACGCCACGCCCGAGCAGATTCGCGGCTGGGTGGCCAACCGCTACTACTACCAGATCGCCATTCCGGTGAAGGATGCGGCGATCATGGCCAACTGCCCGGACCGCGAAGTGCGCCGCGGCTGGGTGCAGCGCATCCTCGACCATGACGGCTTCGAATACGGCCTGCCGAATGGCGAAAAGATGGTCGACGCCGGCGGCATCGAAGCCTGGATCCGCCTCGGCGAATCCGTCGGCCTGACCCGCGAGGAAATCGTGGATCTGCGCCACGTCCTGCCCGGCGTCCGCTTCGCCGTCGACGCCTACATCAACTTCGCCCGTCGCGCCCCGTGGCAGGAGGCTGTCTGCTCGTCGCTGACCGAACTGTTCGCCCCGGTCATCCACCTGCAGCGCCTGGCCACCTGGCCCGGCCACTACCCGTGGATCGAGTCGTCCGGCCTGCAATATTTCCGCAACCGCACCAGCCAGGCACCGCGTGACGTGATCCAGGGCCTCAATGTCACGCTCGACTACTTCCGCACCCGCGCCATGCAGGAACGCGCCGTGCAGATCCTCAAGTTCAAGCTCGACATCCTGTGGTCGATGAACGACGTCATGGGCCAGCACTACGGTACCAACGGTGTCACCGCCGAACGGAAAGTTGCCTGA
- the pqqA gene encoding pyrroloquinoline quinone precursor peptide PqqA, with protein sequence MKWETPTACDFRFGFEITMYIAAR encoded by the coding sequence ATGAAATGGGAAACCCCGACCGCTTGTGACTTCCGCTTCGGCTTCGAAATCACGATGTACATCGCCGCCCGCTAA
- the pqqE gene encoding pyrroloquinoline quinone biosynthesis protein PqqE has translation MNAPAKIGPPMWLLAEVTYRCPLHCVFCYNPVDFAKHETELSTEDWLRVLREGRELGAVQCGFSGGEPLLRDDLEILIGEARQLGYYTNLITSGVGLTEARLDAFKAAGLDHIQLSFQDSTKEVNDFLTHTRTFDLKQKVGEMIKARGWPMVMNVVIHRLNIDHIGRIIEMADALGAEYLELANAQYYSWALLNRDQLMPSREQLRRAEAITNEWKEKLAERMRILFVVPDYHEGKPKKCMNGWGNVFLTVTPDGTALPCHTARMLPGLSFPNVRDSSLREIWHESEGFNHYRGTGWMKQPCRDCDKKEEDLGGCRCQAYLLAGDADAADPVCPKSPHHEIVSSALENAENPVRQAQPLIFRDPKESRRLTQKEKTPVPSA, from the coding sequence ATGAACGCCCCGGCCAAAATCGGCCCGCCGATGTGGCTGTTGGCCGAAGTCACCTACCGCTGCCCGCTGCACTGTGTGTTTTGCTACAACCCGGTCGATTTCGCCAAACACGAGACCGAGCTGAGCACCGAAGACTGGCTGCGCGTGCTGCGCGAAGGGCGCGAACTGGGCGCCGTGCAATGCGGTTTTTCCGGCGGCGAACCGCTGCTGCGCGACGATTTAGAGATACTCATCGGCGAAGCCCGCCAGCTCGGCTACTACACCAACCTGATCACCTCCGGCGTCGGCCTCACCGAAGCCCGCCTCGACGCCTTCAAGGCGGCCGGCCTCGACCACATCCAGCTGTCCTTCCAGGATTCGACCAAAGAGGTCAACGATTTCCTGACCCACACGCGCACCTTCGACCTCAAGCAGAAGGTCGGCGAAATGATCAAGGCGCGCGGCTGGCCGATGGTCATGAACGTCGTCATCCATCGCCTCAACATCGACCATATCGGCCGCATTATCGAAATGGCCGACGCCCTCGGCGCCGAATACCTCGAACTGGCCAACGCCCAGTATTACTCCTGGGCGCTGCTCAACCGCGACCAGCTCATGCCGTCGCGCGAGCAACTGCGCCGCGCCGAAGCCATCACCAACGAATGGAAGGAAAAGCTGGCCGAACGCATGCGCATCCTTTTCGTCGTTCCCGATTATCACGAAGGCAAACCCAAGAAATGCATGAACGGCTGGGGCAACGTCTTCCTCACCGTAACGCCGGACGGCACCGCCCTGCCCTGCCACACCGCCCGCATGCTGCCCGGCCTGAGTTTCCCCAACGTCCGCGACAGCAGCCTGCGCGAGATCTGGCACGAGTCCGAAGGCTTCAACCACTACCGCGGCACCGGCTGGATGAAACAGCCCTGCCGCGACTGCGACAAAAAAGAAGAAGACCTCGGCGGCTGCCGCTGCCAGGCCTACCTGCTGGCCGGCGATGCCGACGCGGCCGACCCGGTCTGCCCGAAAAGCCCGCACCATGAAATCGTCAGCAGCGCGCTGGAAAATGCTGAAAACCCGGTTCGCCAGGCGCAACCACTGATTTTTCGCGACCCCAAGGAAAGCCGGCGCCTGACGCAGAAAGAAAAAACGCCAGTACCGTCCGCCTGA
- a CDS encoding alpha/beta fold hydrolase translates to MKRQCGDAAVYTIDLPGNGGLNAQESPLQVSEMAESCRHQLRELGIAPPYYVVAMSLGAMVAVAWATRNPEEIGGCVLINTSLRPFSPFHHRLRPQNYLKLASLLLPGCDAHYRESVILQITSNRPISPERLSELTDYARQNPVSSRNALRQLLAAVRYQPPSAKPLAPVLVLCSRQDRLVDSRCSRTLAARWHSAFAEHLSAGHDLPLDDAPWVAEQIGRWLRDSTPTRLPGNL, encoded by the coding sequence TTGAAACGACAGTGCGGCGATGCAGCGGTATATACGATAGACCTGCCGGGAAATGGCGGCCTCAACGCTCAGGAAAGCCCGCTGCAGGTAAGCGAAATGGCAGAAAGCTGTCGTCACCAACTGCGCGAGTTGGGGATCGCTCCGCCCTATTACGTCGTGGCCATGTCACTCGGCGCCATGGTTGCCGTCGCCTGGGCGACCCGGAATCCTGAGGAAATTGGCGGCTGCGTCCTGATCAACACTAGCCTGCGCCCGTTTAGCCCCTTTCACCATCGCCTCCGGCCACAAAACTATCTGAAGCTGGCCAGTCTGCTCTTGCCCGGATGCGATGCTCATTACCGGGAAAGCGTCATTCTGCAGATCACCAGCAACCGCCCGATCTCCCCGGAAAGATTGTCCGAGTTGACCGATTACGCTCGTCAAAATCCGGTTTCATCGCGCAACGCCCTGCGCCAATTGCTCGCCGCAGTCCGCTACCAGCCGCCTTCAGCAAAACCCTTGGCGCCGGTACTGGTTTTATGCAGCAGACAAGACCGGCTGGTTGATTCTCGTTGTTCCCGAACGCTTGCCGCGCGTTGGCATAGCGCCTTCGCTGAACACCTTTCGGCCGGCCATGATCTGCCACTTGACGACGCGCCCTGGGTTGCCGAGCAAATAGGGCGCTGGCTGCGCGACTCGACACCAACGCGATTGCCGGGGAACCTGTAA
- a CDS encoding alpha/beta fold hydrolase: MSAASTALHSTVQSFASGWLPVSGGHRLYYEQRGVPAGIPVLILHGGPGSGCSPLMAGFFDPERYRVILLDQRGAGKSLPAGCCEENTTPALIDDIEVLRRHLGIDRWLVMGGSWGATLGILYAAAHPGQLSGLLLRNPFLARAADLEWFFGGAHQHHPEAWQHWAALGAPEAPGAMLPWLAECFRSGPPSALADHVTAWHVWECALARTPSRALSPADIDALHLRYRLQLHYFRHACFIAEGGVLAAAERIATVSMPIHVVQGLADHVCPASATAVLLKKLPNAGCTWVEGVGHDPYAPAMQAATLGLVESFAALGRFAP; this comes from the coding sequence ATGTCTGCCGCTTCCACCGCCTTGCATTCCACTGTTCAGTCGTTCGCTAGCGGCTGGCTGCCGGTCTCCGGTGGTCATCGTCTTTACTATGAGCAGCGTGGCGTGCCGGCGGGGATTCCCGTGCTGATCCTGCACGGAGGGCCCGGTTCCGGCTGTTCGCCGCTGATGGCTGGCTTCTTCGATCCCGAGCGCTATCGCGTCATCCTGCTCGACCAGCGCGGCGCCGGTAAAAGCCTGCCGGCAGGCTGTTGCGAGGAAAACACGACGCCCGCGCTGATCGACGACATCGAGGTTTTGCGCCGGCATCTGGGCATCGACCGCTGGCTGGTGATGGGCGGTTCGTGGGGCGCCACCCTCGGCATTTTGTATGCTGCAGCGCATCCCGGGCAGCTCAGCGGTCTGCTGCTGCGTAACCCTTTCCTGGCGCGGGCGGCCGATCTTGAGTGGTTCTTCGGCGGCGCCCATCAGCACCATCCCGAAGCGTGGCAGCACTGGGCGGCGCTTGGCGCGCCGGAAGCGCCGGGCGCCATGCTGCCCTGGCTGGCTGAGTGCTTCCGCAGCGGGCCGCCATCAGCGTTGGCGGATCACGTCACCGCCTGGCATGTCTGGGAATGCGCCCTGGCCAGAACGCCGAGCCGGGCCTTGAGTCCGGCCGATATCGATGCTTTGCACCTGCGCTATCGCCTGCAACTGCATTATTTTCGCCACGCCTGCTTCATCGCGGAAGGCGGCGTGCTGGCCGCCGCCGAGCGCATCGCGACGGTGAGTATGCCAATCCACGTTGTGCAGGGCCTGGCCGATCACGTTTGTCCGGCCAGTGCGACGGCCGTGTTGCTGAAGAAACTGCCGAACGCCGGCTGCACCTGGGTGGAGGGAGTCGGGCACGACCCCTATGCTCCGGCAATGCAGGCGGCGACGCTTGGGCTGGTCGAATCCTTTGCCGCGCTTGGGCGGTTTGCACCCTGA
- a CDS encoding MaoC family dehydratase has product MWRKQASALPDSGLVGHFEIKNIDMAHVAKYRRFFDDRGQQVPLTYFYLLAQRAQIALMLDGRFPHPIPGLIHVSNKMRFHDVFQEGLPLEVEVSVSPVLRADDAKSVAFSVEMSQSGRRIVSCLSEYRVPRSNRRKPAGETRPENFPETFLQEGWTFDKSLGRRYAMISSDFNPIHLSSLLARAFGFKSAIAHGMYSIGRAAVSIEHRTGRPLIEISAHFRRPILLGTEAIFGFESTATTQGDFGVMLAPDRQLAINGSWSVC; this is encoded by the coding sequence TTGTGGCGCAAGCAGGCATCGGCGCTGCCAGACTCAGGCCTGGTCGGTCACTTCGAGATCAAAAACATCGATATGGCTCATGTCGCCAAATATCGACGGTTTTTTGATGATCGCGGGCAACAGGTACCACTGACCTATTTCTATCTTTTGGCGCAGCGTGCGCAGATCGCGTTGATGCTGGATGGACGTTTTCCGCATCCCATTCCTGGTCTGATTCATGTCAGCAACAAGATGCGATTTCATGACGTATTTCAGGAGGGCCTACCACTTGAAGTTGAGGTCTCGGTCTCGCCAGTTCTTCGCGCAGACGACGCAAAATCTGTCGCGTTCAGCGTTGAAATGAGCCAAAGCGGACGACGCATTGTTAGCTGCCTCAGCGAATACCGGGTTCCACGAAGCAATCGCCGCAAACCGGCGGGGGAAACCCGGCCCGAAAACTTTCCGGAAACGTTTTTGCAGGAAGGCTGGACCTTCGACAAGTCACTCGGTCGTCGTTACGCCATGATCTCTAGCGACTTCAACCCGATTCACCTGTCGTCATTGCTGGCCCGTGCCTTTGGGTTCAAAAGTGCCATCGCCCACGGCATGTACTCCATCGGACGCGCGGCAGTGAGCATCGAGCACCGTACGGGAAGACCTCTGATTGAAATAAGCGCTCATTTCAGACGGCCAATCCTGCTCGGAACCGAGGCGATTTTTGGTTTTGAATCGACCGCGACGACCCAAGGTGATTTCGGCGTAATGTTGGCGCCGGACCGGCAATTGGCAATCAACGGTTCCTGGTCTGTTTGCTAG
- the pqqD gene encoding pyrroloquinoline quinone biosynthesis peptide chaperone PqqD: MDGTPRLGHGFRFQWEPAQQCHVLLYPEGMIKLNQSGGEILARCDGQRDIAAIVADLEAAFSASGLRGDVEAFLAMAIEKRWLRLDSGAKA, encoded by the coding sequence ATGGACGGCACGCCGCGCCTCGGCCACGGCTTCCGCTTCCAGTGGGAGCCGGCGCAGCAATGCCACGTCCTGCTCTACCCGGAAGGGATGATCAAGCTCAACCAGAGCGGCGGCGAAATCCTCGCCCGCTGCGACGGCCAGCGCGACATCGCGGCCATCGTCGCCGATCTTGAAGCGGCCTTTTCGGCCAGCGGCTTGCGCGGCGACGTCGAGGCGTTTCTCGCCATGGCCATCGAAAAACGCTGGCTGCGCCTCGATAGCGGAGCCAAGGCATGA
- the pqqB gene encoding pyrroloquinoline quinone biosynthesis protein PqqB: protein MKLIILGASAGGGFPQWNCNCRNCAGIRDGSVRAKPRTQSSICVSTDDGQDWTLLNASPDVLQQIKATPELQPNRALRDTGIGGILLVDGQIDHATGLFMLREQKSKMPLWCAEPVYEDLTTGNPVLKVLEHYCGVDRHDIPLDGTPFAMPKVPGLEFSVLPLSSKAAPYSPHREASVDGDNVGVSITDQRSGHKLFYAPGLGARTPEVFARMAEADCVMVDGTFWTDDEMIVAGLSTKTARDIGHLPQSGPGGMMDWLDELPKRVRKILIHINNTNPILDENSPQRAELTRRGIEVAEDGTRITI, encoded by the coding sequence ATGAAACTGATCATTCTCGGCGCCTCGGCCGGCGGCGGCTTCCCGCAGTGGAACTGCAACTGCCGCAATTGCGCCGGCATCCGCGACGGCAGCGTCCGCGCCAAACCGCGCACCCAATCATCGATCTGCGTCAGCACCGACGACGGCCAGGACTGGACCCTGCTCAACGCCTCGCCCGACGTCCTGCAGCAGATCAAGGCCACCCCCGAACTGCAGCCGAACCGCGCCCTGCGCGACACCGGCATCGGCGGCATCCTCCTCGTCGACGGCCAGATCGACCACGCCACCGGCCTCTTCATGCTGCGCGAGCAGAAATCGAAGATGCCGCTGTGGTGCGCCGAGCCGGTCTACGAAGACCTGACCACCGGCAACCCGGTGCTCAAGGTGCTGGAACACTACTGCGGTGTCGACCGCCACGACATCCCGCTCGACGGCACGCCCTTCGCCATGCCCAAGGTACCCGGCCTCGAATTCTCCGTGCTGCCGCTGTCCAGCAAGGCGGCGCCCTACTCGCCGCACCGCGAAGCCTCGGTCGATGGTGACAACGTCGGCGTCAGCATCACCGACCAGCGCAGCGGCCACAAGCTGTTCTACGCCCCGGGCCTCGGCGCCCGCACGCCGGAAGTCTTCGCCCGCATGGCCGAAGCCGACTGCGTGATGGTCGACGGCACCTTCTGGACGGACGACGAAATGATCGTCGCCGGCCTGTCCACCAAGACCGCCCGCGACATCGGCCACCTGCCGCAATCCGGCCCCGGCGGCATGATGGACTGGCTGGACGAGCTGCCGAAACGCGTGCGCAAGATCCTCATCCACATCAACAACACCAATCCCATCCTCGACGAAAACTCGCCGCAGCGCGCCGAACTGACCCGGCGCGGCATCGAGGTTGCCGAAGACGGCACCCGCATCACCATCTAA
- a CDS encoding helix-turn-helix domain-containing protein: MPSELIYSPKQNRILGSLATNEYSRLQDDLDLVHLELGQVLYESGDTLGYIYFPITCIVSLIFTTKKGGTAELAITGNDGLVGIPLVLGGDTTTHRVVVQSAGAAYRLKVEVVRWELDQGGELQHLALRYTQALMTQMAQSIVCNRFHAVEQQLCRWLLFSLDLLPGNQLNMTQELIANMLGVRREAITEAAGKLQAAGLIEYSRGHITVLDRPGLEARACECYAAVKSEYDRIFRLQSDVRGASRPRPNPANVRHRAEARLLQSPHPEPKTAWDNAQLVHELQVHQIELEMSNEELRHAYEEADNLRERYADIYDFAPVGYITLDPLGVIIDMNLAGAVLLGTKGSQKGRHRFAAFLEANHAEKFNRFVDEVLHSSKKLHCESVLAANAHRPVTNIRIEAVPDAEARECRMVVIDTSGNATSTMHLSRRVSDSDDIATKE; encoded by the coding sequence ATGCCATCCGAATTGATATACAGCCCCAAGCAAAACCGCATTCTTGGCTCACTGGCCACCAATGAATACTCACGCCTGCAAGATGACCTTGATCTTGTCCATCTCGAACTGGGCCAGGTTCTATATGAATCCGGCGATACGCTCGGCTACATTTACTTTCCGATTACCTGCATCGTCTCGCTGATCTTCACCACAAAAAAAGGCGGCACGGCAGAGCTGGCCATTACCGGTAACGATGGACTGGTCGGCATTCCGCTGGTCCTGGGTGGTGACACGACGACGCACCGGGTGGTCGTGCAGAGCGCCGGCGCCGCCTACCGGCTCAAGGTCGAAGTCGTCCGCTGGGAACTCGACCAGGGCGGCGAGTTGCAGCACCTGGCGCTGCGCTACACCCAGGCCCTGATGACCCAGATGGCGCAAAGCATCGTCTGCAACCGATTCCACGCCGTCGAACAGCAGTTGTGCCGCTGGCTCCTGTTCAGCCTCGACCTGCTCCCCGGCAACCAGCTGAACATGACGCAGGAACTCATTGCCAACATGCTCGGCGTGCGGCGTGAAGCGATCACCGAAGCCGCCGGAAAGCTGCAGGCCGCCGGTCTGATCGAATACAGCCGTGGCCATATCACGGTGCTCGACCGCCCCGGCCTGGAGGCCCGGGCATGCGAATGCTACGCCGCCGTCAAAAGTGAATATGACCGGATATTCCGCCTGCAATCCGATGTTCGGGGCGCCAGCCGCCCTCGCCCCAATCCGGCCAACGTACGCCATCGTGCCGAGGCCCGCTTGCTGCAATCGCCGCATCCGGAGCCGAAAACAGCCTGGGACAACGCCCAACTGGTGCACGAATTGCAGGTGCATCAGATCGAACTTGAAATGAGCAATGAAGAGCTCCGCCACGCCTATGAAGAAGCCGACAATTTGCGCGAACGGTACGCCGACATCTACGACTTCGCGCCGGTCGGCTATATAACGCTCGATCCGCTCGGCGTCATTATCGACATGAATCTGGCCGGCGCCGTGTTGCTCGGCACCAAGGGTTCCCAGAAAGGCCGGCATCGCTTTGCAGCCTTCCTGGAAGCCAATCATGCCGAGAAATTCAATCGCTTTGTCGACGAAGTACTCCATTCGAGCAAAAAGCTGCATTGCGAATCCGTGCTCGCCGCCAATGCCCATCGCCCGGTAACGAACATCCGGATCGAGGCCGTTCCCGATGCCGAGGCGCGCGAATGCCGCATGGTCGTCATCGACACCTCCGGCAACGCGACGAGCACCATGCACCTATCGCGTCGCGTCAGCGACAGCGACGACATAGCCACAAAGGAATAA
- a CDS encoding M14 family zinc carboxypeptidase — MRGVVHSEFNELLELESIIRDGGSQLETHVACEVTVGARTFPVHVVALGNPDPDVPVVGFFGGFHGLERIGTDVVLAYLRSLVRRLPWDSVLHRQLESVRLVFMPIVNPGGMWRGTRANPNGVDLMRNGPLEATEKVPFMFGGQRFSSRLPWYRGPLAGQLEAENEAVCAVVRKEFFGRTFGIAMDCHSGFGVSDRIWFPYAHTTRPIAHLPEMHALKAIYDQTHPNHRYVFEPQSCQYLAHGDLWDYLYQQASLLPETIFLPLTLEMGSWLWVKKNPRQLFSRHGIFNPLIEHRQHRVLRRHVAWLDFLARAACGYRLWIPTADNRELYREQAMLHWYGKASS; from the coding sequence TTGCGCGGTGTAGTCCACTCAGAATTCAATGAATTGCTCGAATTGGAATCCATTATTCGAGATGGCGGAAGCCAGCTGGAGACGCATGTAGCCTGTGAAGTTACGGTCGGCGCAAGGACGTTTCCTGTGCATGTTGTCGCCTTGGGCAATCCGGACCCCGATGTTCCGGTCGTCGGCTTTTTTGGCGGCTTTCACGGACTTGAGCGAATCGGAACCGACGTGGTTCTGGCTTACCTGCGCAGTCTGGTTCGCCGACTGCCCTGGGATAGCGTTTTGCACAGGCAGCTCGAATCGGTTCGCCTGGTCTTCATGCCTATCGTTAACCCCGGCGGAATGTGGCGCGGCACCCGAGCCAATCCAAACGGTGTCGACCTGATGCGTAATGGGCCTCTGGAAGCTACGGAAAAAGTGCCCTTCATGTTTGGTGGGCAGCGCTTCAGTTCCCGTCTGCCCTGGTATCGAGGACCGCTGGCCGGCCAGTTGGAAGCGGAAAACGAAGCGGTCTGCGCGGTGGTCAGAAAAGAGTTCTTTGGGCGAACATTTGGCATCGCAATGGATTGCCATTCGGGATTCGGCGTCAGCGATCGAATCTGGTTTCCCTATGCCCATACCACCCGGCCTATTGCCCATTTGCCCGAGATGCATGCGCTCAAGGCAATATATGATCAGACCCACCCCAATCATCGCTATGTATTCGAGCCACAGAGTTGCCAGTATCTGGCGCATGGTGATTTGTGGGATTACCTTTACCAGCAGGCCAGTTTGCTTCCAGAGACAATTTTCCTCCCGTTGACACTCGAGATGGGCTCCTGGCTGTGGGTCAAGAAAAACCCGAGACAACTATTCTCCCGCCACGGAATTTTCAACCCGCTCATTGAGCACCGGCAGCATAGAGTTTTGCGCCGCCACGTGGCCTGGCTGGACTTTCTGGCGCGCGCCGCCTGCGGTTACCGGCTGTGGATTCCCACTGCGGACAATCGGGAGTTGTATCGCGAGCAGGCGATGCTGCATTGGTATGGGAAGGCATCGTCGTGA